A stretch of Cydia splendana chromosome 7, ilCydSple1.2, whole genome shotgun sequence DNA encodes these proteins:
- the LOC134792038 gene encoding uncharacterized protein LOC134792038 yields MESPRYRKNKTTQFFHKLDKIIFVCSSMNYWVDHNDLPEVYLNAYKRIMKVINAGIVLFVVGELTSFFTQNNLTENQKSDRLMMTLSHTLLYYVTLSLDKETVTEILFTLAVGLKKDFNDPETETLTLKRTKIYACTFVFLGFNSILFYGIKGLTKVLFSDETFITMITAWPDIDDRSPLAGVGRVVVYVLCWLWMARVTTAYVLVLVITISLSHQYMNLQMYFKSLAGVFEERISQSEMEEKYERALKLGIRLHATTIWCTQQVQRTCGNVISAHILINIFVMVQLMSQFKDADRSLGHVSAILATSVTMLIDTGFIMWSAGDVTVEAGKLPTAIYLSGWQNCTNMSSYRIRRLMLIAMIQSQKPVIIKSFGFIEVSYESYVSIVKASYSIFSYLY; encoded by the exons ATGGAATCCCCGAGATATCGGAAAAATAAAACCACACAATTTTTCCATAAATTGGACAAAATTATCTTCGTTTGCAGCAGCATGAACTACTGGGTAGATCATAATGACCTACCTGAGGTATACCTGAACGCGTACAAGAGAATTATGAAAGTTATAAACGCAGGGATTGTTCTGTTTGTGGTGGGAGAGTTGACGTCATTCTTCACTCAAAACAATTTGACGGAGAATCAGAAATCTGACCGCCTTATGATGACGCTTTCACACACTTTGCTGTACTATGTCACACTCTCTCTGGATAAGGAGACTGTGACAGAGATACTATTTACCTTAGCTGTTGGTTTAAAGAAGGATTTCAATGATCCGGAGACGGAGACACTTACGCTGAAACGCACCAAAATCTACGCATGTACATTTGTGTTTCTTGGCTTTAACTCGATACTATTTTACGGTATTAAAGGATTAACTAAGGTATTGTTTTCAG ATGAAACTTTCATCACAATGATAACCGCCTGGCCCGATATCGACGACCGATCACCCCTCGCTGGAGTCGGTCGCGTCGTCGTCTACGTCCTCTGCTGGCTATGGATGGCCAGAGTCACCACCGCCTATGTCCTTGTCCTTGTTATCACCATCTCCCTCAGCCATCAGTACATGAACCTGCAGATGTACTTTAAGAGCCTCGCGGGGGTATTTGAAGAGAGGATTAGTCAGAGTGAGATGGAAGAGAAGTATGAGAGAGCTCTTAAGCTTGGTATAAGATTGCATGCTACCACCATTTG gtgcACGCAACAAGTGCAGAGAACTTGTGGAAACGTGATCAGCGCACATATCCTTATTAACATCTTTGTAATGGTGCAACTCATGTCACAGTTTAAG GATGCCGATCGCTCTCTGGGTCACGTGTCGGCTATATTAGCCACCTCTGTGACCATGCTGATCGACACTGGATTCATTATGTGGAGCGCAGGAGACGTCACTGTTGAG GCAGGCAAATTACCGACGGCCATCTATCTGTCAGGATGGCAGAACTGCACGAACATGTCTTCTTACCGAATTCGGCGACTAATGTTGATTGCTATGATCCAAAGTCAG aaacctGTCATCATCAAGAGTTTCGGATTCATAGAAGTCTCTTATGAATCGTATGTATCG atcGTGAAGGCATCGTACTCCATATTCTCATATTTGTATTAA